From a region of the Triticum aestivum cultivar Chinese Spring chromosome 7D, IWGSC CS RefSeq v2.1, whole genome shotgun sequence genome:
- the LOC123165366 gene encoding zinc transporter 10 isoform X1, whose product MAFFEEMESYYVPYLRTHLHQFAASVSAASCEEGAGDDEECRDEAAALRLKMVAVAAILIAGAVGVAIPLVGRRRRGGGGGGGEGASSGGGTFVLAKAFAAGVILATGFVHMMHDAEEKFADPCLPATPWRRFPFPGFIAMLAALGTLVMEFVGTRFYERRHGEEASAAAAARDDTTALLEDGALAGIAAAAVSGDDEKQDAMHIVGMRAHAAAHQHSHAHGHDACDGGAVYDAHAQAHAHGHGHDHGHGGDERPSQAHHVVVSQILEMGIVSHSVIIGLSLGVSQSPCTIKPLVAALSSHQFFEGFALGGCISEAQFKNFSALLMAFFFAITTPIGITVGAGIASFYNANSPRALVVEGILDSMSSGILIYMALVDLIAADFLSRRMSCNPRLQVCSYVALFVGAIAMSSLAIWA is encoded by the exons ATGGCGTTCTTCGAG GAGATGGAGTCGTACTACGTCCCCTACCTCCGCACCCACCTACACCAATTCGCTG CGTCGGTCTCCGCGGCGAGCTGCGAGGAGGGGGCGGGCGACGACGAGGAGTGCCGCGACGAGGCGGCCGCGCTCAGGCTCAAGATGGTGGCCGTCGCCGCCATCCTCATCGCCGGCGCGGTCGGCGTGGCCATCCCGCTCGTCGGCcggaggcggcgcggtggcggcggcggcggcggcgagggcgcgtCCTCCGGCGGCGGGACGTTCGTGCTCGCCAAGGCGTTCGCTGCGGGGGTCATCCTCGCCACGGGTTTCGTGCACATGATGCACGACGCCGAGGAGAAGTTCGCGGACCCGTGCCTCCCGGCCACGCCGTGGCGCCGGTTCCCCTTCCCGGGCTTCATCGCCATGCTCGCCGCCCTGGGCACGCTCGTCATGGAGTTCGTCGGCACCCGCTTCTACGAGCGCAGGCACGGCGAGGaggcctccgccgccgcggccgcgcgTGATGACACCACGGCGCTGCTCGAGGACGGCGCGCTCGCAGGGATCGCTGCCGCAGCGGTGAGCGGCGACGACGAGAAGCAGGACGCCATGCACATCGTGGGCATGCGCGCGCACGCGGCGGCGCACCAGCATAGCCATGCGCATGGCCATGACGCGTGCGATGGAGGAGCCGTGTACGACGCCCATGCCCAAGCCCACGCCCACGGCCATGGCCATGACCATGGGCATGGGGGCGACGAGAGGCCGTCCCAAGCTCATCATGTCGTTGTCTCGCAG ATTTTGGAAATGGGGATTGTATCGCATTCGGTGATCATCGGGCTATCCTTGGGCGTTTCGCAGAGCCCATGTACCATTAAGCCTCTTGTTGCTGCCCTCTCCTCCCACCAGTTCTTTGAGGGTTTTGCCTTGGGTGGCTGCATTTCTGAG GCTCAGTTCAAGAATTTCTCTGCACTCCTGATGGCTTTCTTCTTTGCTATCACAACACCTATTGGGATCACTGTCGGGGCGGGGATCGCATCGTTCTACAACGCCAACAGCCCCAGGGCATTGGTGGTGGAAGGCATTCTGGATTCAATGTCTTCTGGTATACTGATCTATATGGCATTAGTGGATCTCATTGCTGCTGATTTCCTTAGCCGGAGGATGAGCTGCAATCCGAGGCTGCAAGTGTGCTCATACGTTGCCTTGTTTGTCGGGGCTATTGCCATGTCATCACTTGCTATCTGGGCTTAG
- the LOC123165366 gene encoding zinc transporter 10 isoform X2, protein MAFFEEMESYYVPYLRTHLHQFAASVSAASCEEGAGDDEECRDEAAALRLKMVAVAAILIAGAVGVAIPLVGRRRRGGGGGGGEGASSGGGTFVLAKAFAAGVILATGFVHMMHDAEEKFADPCLPATPWRRFPFPGFIAMLAALGTLVMEFVGTRFYERRHGEEASAAAAARDDTTALLEDGALAGIAAAAVSGDDEKQDAMHIVGMRAHAAAHQHSHAHGHDACDGGAVYDAHAQAHAHGHGHDHGHGGDERPSQAHHVVVSQILEMGIVSHSVIIGLSLGVSQSPCTIKPLVAALSSHQFFEGFALGGCISEVNVRFISALWLSSRISLHS, encoded by the exons ATGGCGTTCTTCGAG GAGATGGAGTCGTACTACGTCCCCTACCTCCGCACCCACCTACACCAATTCGCTG CGTCGGTCTCCGCGGCGAGCTGCGAGGAGGGGGCGGGCGACGACGAGGAGTGCCGCGACGAGGCGGCCGCGCTCAGGCTCAAGATGGTGGCCGTCGCCGCCATCCTCATCGCCGGCGCGGTCGGCGTGGCCATCCCGCTCGTCGGCcggaggcggcgcggtggcggcggcggcggcggcgagggcgcgtCCTCCGGCGGCGGGACGTTCGTGCTCGCCAAGGCGTTCGCTGCGGGGGTCATCCTCGCCACGGGTTTCGTGCACATGATGCACGACGCCGAGGAGAAGTTCGCGGACCCGTGCCTCCCGGCCACGCCGTGGCGCCGGTTCCCCTTCCCGGGCTTCATCGCCATGCTCGCCGCCCTGGGCACGCTCGTCATGGAGTTCGTCGGCACCCGCTTCTACGAGCGCAGGCACGGCGAGGaggcctccgccgccgcggccgcgcgTGATGACACCACGGCGCTGCTCGAGGACGGCGCGCTCGCAGGGATCGCTGCCGCAGCGGTGAGCGGCGACGACGAGAAGCAGGACGCCATGCACATCGTGGGCATGCGCGCGCACGCGGCGGCGCACCAGCATAGCCATGCGCATGGCCATGACGCGTGCGATGGAGGAGCCGTGTACGACGCCCATGCCCAAGCCCACGCCCACGGCCATGGCCATGACCATGGGCATGGGGGCGACGAGAGGCCGTCCCAAGCTCATCATGTCGTTGTCTCGCAG ATTTTGGAAATGGGGATTGTATCGCATTCGGTGATCATCGGGCTATCCTTGGGCGTTTCGCAGAGCCCATGTACCATTAAGCCTCTTGTTGCTGCCCTCTCCTCCCACCAGTTCTTTGAGGGTTTTGCCTTGGGTGGCTGCATTTCTGAGGTTAATGTCCGCTTCATTTCTGCTTTATG GCTCAGTTCAAGAATTTCTCTGCACTCCTGA